Proteins from a genomic interval of Rosa chinensis cultivar Old Blush chromosome 2, RchiOBHm-V2, whole genome shotgun sequence:
- the LOC112186121 gene encoding transcription factor MYB114 has protein sequence MEVRKGSWTKEEDQLLRNYIDTHGEGRWHKVPFQAGLNRCRKSCRMRWLNYLKPNIKRGDFVEDEVDLMIRLRKLLGNRWSLIARRLPGRTSNDVKNYWSARRRRDIDFGIMKNNKPPKITKNTVIRPRPRIFTKSLHYLSARPATSKPIELAGNSSSSISPPIQNEVDEWKTLLEGDVLTNFWVEDLASISSTIGVNSTEQGFEMDLWHFLQEEARQ, from the exons ATGGAGGTGAGAAAGGGTTCATGGaccaaagaggaagatcaactTCTCAGGAACTACATTGATACACATGGAGAAGGAAGATGGCACAAGGTTCCTTTCCAAGCAG GCTTAAACCGATGCAGAAAGAGTTGTAGAATGAGGTGGTTGAATTATTTGAAGCCAAACATTAAGAGAGGAGACTTTGTAGAGGATGAAGTCGATTTAATGATTAGGCTTCGGAAGCTTTTGGGAAACAG GTGGTCTTTGATTGCTAGACGACTTCCTGGAAGAACATCAAATGATGTGAAAAACTATTGGAGTGCTCGGCGAAGGAGAGACATAGATTTTGGCATCATGAAAAATAATAAGCCTCCAAAAATAACAAAGAATACAGTAATAAGACCTCGACCACGAATCTTCACCAAAAGTCTACATTATTTAAGTGCTAGACCTGCAACTTCAAAACCTATTGAATTAGCAGGAAATAGTTCATCGTCAATATCACCACCTATACAGAATGAAGTTGATGAGTGGAAAACTCTACTGGAGGGAGATGTTCTTACAAACTTTTGGGTTGAGGATTTGGCCTCAATATCAAGTACTATAGGTGTCAATTCTACTGAACAAGGTTTTGAAATGGACCTTTGGCATTTTCTCCAAGAAGAAGCAAGGCAATAA
- the LOC112184050 gene encoding uncharacterized protein LOC112184050, with product MFQGNVLVWNCRGIVNFESQRALIDIVQARKPSLIFLAETLAQKEHIDALTRRLGFKDNIYYPQERESQGVALIWNDDTHASLRSRSPNHIDVVVGKPDETHKWRFTVIYGVVAHGERHRTWTLIQALAAEPCTLPWLMAGDFNKIMSNNDKSGGPRRAAAPMATFRRTMADCDLLDMGFVGSRFTWSNKYTKERLDRSFQTPPWRSLFPYNRVITLNPSESDHCPLLIIVSAEKLRYKKATNQFRFEECWHENPRCGN from the coding sequence ATGTTTCAAGGCAACGTTCTTGTCTGGAATTGTCGTGGCATTGTTAATTTTGAGTCACAAAGAGCCCTCATAGACATCGTCCAAGCACGTAAACCTAGTTTGATCTTTTTAGCAGAAACCCTAGCGCAGAAAGAACACATCGATGCTCTTACAAGACGCCTTGGTTTCAAAGATAATATCTATTATCCACAGGAGAGGGAGTCTCAAGGAGTAGCGCTGATATGGAATGATGATACACACGCCTCTCTCCGATCCCGGTCCCCTAATCACATTGATGTAGTTGTTGGTAAACCAGACGAAACACACAAATGGAGATTCACTGTTATTTATGGGGTTGTAGCCCATGGAGAAAGACACAGGACTTGGACTCTCATCCAAGCTCTTGCTGCTGAACCCTGCACCTTGCCATGGCTTATGGCTGGGGACTTTAACAAGATCATGTCGAACAATGACAAATCGGGCGGCCCCCGAAGAGCAGCAGCGCCAATGGCTACGTTTCGAAGAACCATGGCCGATTGTGACCTCCTGGATATGGGCTTTGTTGGTAGTCGCTTCACCTGGAGTAATAAGTACACCAAAGAGCGTCTTGACCGAAGTTTTCAAACTCCACCATGGAGATCTCTTTTCCCGTACAATCGTGTCATCACCCTAAACCCTAGTGAATCCGATCATTGTCCGCTCTTAATCATTGTGAGCGCTGAGAAGCTTAGGTACAAGAAAGCCACCAATCAGTTTCGTTTTGAGGAGTGTTGGCATGAAAACCCTAGGTGTGGGAATTAA